Part of the Bacillota bacterium genome is shown below.
TGGAGCCCAGCCGCTCCATCTCGAAGAGCCGGAAGCGCAGAGCCCTCACCTCCCGCCCCGCCCGCCTCCCGCCCGGCGACTCCGCGCCGCCACCGTCTCAGAGGCGGTGACGGAAGCTGGCCAGGATCGCCTGCCAGAGGGCGCCGGAACGTTTCCGCAGCGCCTCGACCTCGGCGCGCAGGTCGACCACCTCCACCCCGTCGCGCAGGCCGGTCAGGTTGATCTCCACGTTGAGGAGCGCACCCTGGCAGGCGCTCCAGAGGAGCGTCCCCGCGCTGGCCCCGTCCGAGACCGCGTTCCGGTTGCCGATGTCGGTCACCTCGCGGGCCAGCGCCATCACCTCCACCGCCTTCCGCGCCACCTCCAGCGGCACCTGGCAGGCCTGGAGGAGGGCCTGCTGAACGGCCGAGTCCCTGGCGGCCCGCTCTTCCTCCGACTCCCGGGGCAGCCGCCGCGCCGCGATCACGGCGTCGAAGGCGGTGGCGTCACGGTCCGCCAGCTGCAGGAAGCTCTCCCGGGCCATGGCCGCCTGCTGCTCGATGGCGGCCATACGGCGCTCCACCTCGGCGTACTTCTTCCGTCCCTGCGTGAGCGCCGCCACCATGCCCACCAGCGAGGCCCCCAGCGCGCCGGCGAGCGCCGCCGCGGCGCCGCCGCCCGGCGCCGGCGAGTCCGAGGCCAGGTCCGCCAGGAAGTCCTCGACGCGGCGGGCGCGGACGGCGCCGCGCCGCTCCGCCTCCTCGCGCTCGCGCGCGCGGCGGTCCGCCTCCTCGGCGTCGGCGCGGGCCACCGCCCGCTCCAGCACCTGCCGGTCGGGGTCGAAGCCCTCCAGGCGGAGGTAGTAGCTGGCGCTCGCCTCCAGCGCGCGGCCCGGCACCAGGCCGACCAGCTCGGTGGAGGCGACGTCCAGCGCGAAGCGCGCCGCCTCGACCCGGAGGAGCTCCAGCGCCCGGTAGAGGGGCGTCGCCTCGGGATCGGTCAGGTCCATGGAGACTTCGATCTCCGGCCGCTCGGGGAGGGCGAAGCCGATGGCGCGCACGTTCCGGAGGCCGCCGGAGGAGGCCCGGATGCGGCGGGCCAGCTGCCTGGCCACCCGCTCGTCGCCGCCGCGCAGGTAGGCGTTGAAGGCGACGATGGCGCCCCGCGCGCCCACCGCCGTCGCTCCGGCCTTGCCGATGGCGTGCGGTCCGAAGTCCGGCAGGCGGCGGCCCTCGGCCACGTCCTGGCGGAGCCCCTCGTACTGGCCGCGGCGGACCTCCGACAGCTCCTGCCGCTCCGGCCGGAGCGCCGCCCGGTCGTACAGGTAGACCGGCAGGCCCATCTCGCCCAGCTGGCGTCCCACCTCCCGCGCCAGCTCCACCGCCGACTCCAGCGTGACGCCGCGGACCGGGACGAAGGGGGCCACGTCCAGCGCGCCGATGCGCGGGTGGCTTCCCTGGTGCCGGTCCATGTCGATGAGGCGCACGGCCGCCTGCGCCCCGGCCAGGGCGCTCCGGCGGACGGCCTCGGGCTCGCCCACCAGCGTCAGCACCAGGCGGTTGTGGTCGGGGTCGGCGTGGCGGTCGAGGAGCTGCACTCCCGGGACGCGGCAGGCCTCCGTCAGGGCGTCGATCACTTCCTGGCGGCGCCCCTCGCTGAAGTTGGGCACGAACGCGAGCAGCGGCCGCCGGTACGGGTCGCTCACCACCGGCATCCGTCCAGCCCCCTTCCCAGCGCTTCGCTCCCGGGCAGGCCGCGGTTCAACAGGTCGCGGACCGCCTCGGAGGAAGTGCGCTTCGCTTCCTGGTTGGCCTCCGCCACCTGGCGGGCGATCTCCTCCCGCCAGACGGCCACCTCGCGCGGCGCCTCCACGCCCAGCGCCACGGCGGAGCCGCTCTCCGCCACCACGACGCGGACCTGGCGCCCCTGGCCGAGGTCGATGAGGATCGCCTCGCCCTGCTTCCTGCGGATGATCAGCATGACGGCCTGTCCGCCGCAGCGGTGCGGCCCGGCCCGGTGGCCGGCGGCGGAGCGGCCAGCGGTCGTCCTCCAGGATGACCTGGCGGCCGAGGCGCCCGACCGGGTCGACGACCAGCGGCGCGCGCAGGTTGACGGTGGTCTCCAGCGGCCGCTCGGGAGGGACGACCGCCACGCAGAGGACGAAGAGGCCGCCCCGCCCGGCCTCCCCGCGGCGCGCGTCGCCCGCCTCCCCCAGCGCCCCCGCCAGCCCGGCCCAGGCCTGCCGGTACTCCGCCCAGAAGGCGAGCGGATCGACCACCACCAGGGCGACGTCGCCATGGTCGACGCTCTGCAGCCAGCGGAGCGGGGCGGCCTCGGGGGCCGCGCCGTCTCGCGGGGACCGGGCGGCGACGTCGAGGAGCACCCAGCGCCGGTCGAGGGGCATGCCCACCAGGCCGTCGGGGAATCGGATCAAGCGTGCTTCCTCGATCTCCAGGGTGCCGAAACGGCTGGTCTCGACACGCATCTGCGCACGACCCCCCCGTGGCGCCTCCGGGCCGGGGCGGGCCCGGCCGGCCGCCCTCGTGGCGCCCGTTCGCTCAGCCGCCCAGCGCCAGGCGCTTGCCCGCCTCCAGCACCGCCTGCAGGCGCCCCGGCTCGTCCAGCTCGGCGTAGACCCTGACGATCGGCTCGGTGCCCGAGGGACGGATCAGGATCCAGCCGTGATCGCCCAGCTCGTACTTGAAGCCGTCCAGCGGATCGACACCGGTCACCGCCAGACCGGCGAACTCGCGCGGCGGGCGTTCCGCCAGCTCCTCCATCAGCGCCTCCCGCCGCCCGGGAGGAAGGTGCAGGTCCACCCGGTCGTAGACGTGCGTCCCCACCGTCTCCATCAGTTCCCGGACGATCCGGCCGAGCGGCTTCCCGCGCTGCGCCACCATCTCCGCCAGCATGAGGCTGGACAGGATGCCGTCCCGCTCGGGGATGTGCGCGGCGGGGAAGCCGACGCCTCCGCTCTCCTCGCCCCCGATCAGCACCGGCTCCTCCAGCGCCAGCTCGCAGACGTACTTGAAGCCCACCGGCCGCTTGTGGAAGCGGAGGCCGTACCGCTCGGCCAGCCGGTCGACCATGCGGGTGACGGCAAAGGTCTTGACCACCGAGCCCTGCCAGTGCTTCTCCTCCACCACGTGCTGGAGGAGGAGGGCGAAGCAGCGCTGGGCGTCGACCATCTCCCCCTTCTCGTCCACGGCGCCCACCCGGTCGGCGTCGCCGTCGGTGGCCACGCCGAGGTCCCAGCCGCCTGCCGGCACCGCCTCCATCAGCTCCGCGAGGTTGCGGCGGATCGGCTCGGGCGCGATGCCGCCGAAGCCCGGGTTGAGGTCCCCGTGGAGCTCCAGCACCTCGAGACCGGCTTCCTCCAGCAGGCCGCGCAGGATCCCCCGGCCCGCCCCGTGCATGGGGTCGACGGCCAGGCGGAGGCCCGCTCTGCGGATCGCCTCCAGGTCGACCAGCCGGCGCAGCTGGGCCACGTAGGGAGCCAGGAGGTCGGCCCGCTCGATCCTGCCCGCCCCGGAGCCCCTGGCGGGCTCCTTGCCCCGTTCCAGGTTCTCCCGCAGCCTCTGCTCGACCTGGGAGGTCAGCTCGGGCAGGGCCGAGCCCGCGTAGCTCGCCTTGATCTTGAAGCCGTTGTACTCCGGGGGATTGTGACTGGCGGTGATCATGACGGCCCCGGCCGTCCCCAGCTCTCGGACCGCCCAGGAGACGGCGGGCGTGGGGATGGGAGCCTCCGCCAGGACGACCCTCAGGCCGCCCGCCGCCAGCACCTCGGCCGCCGCCTGGGCGAAGCGCTCGGAAAGGAAGCGGGTGTCGTACCCGACCACCACGCCTCTGCCGGCCTCCCCGCGCTCCTCGAGCACCTCGCCGTAGGCCTGGGCGACATGCCGCACGTTCTCGAAGGTGTACTCGTCCGCGATGACGGCGCGCCAGCCGTCCGTGCCAAACTGGATCGGCAACGCCCACTCCTCCCGCCTCGCAAAGTTCGCCGGCCACGCCGTGCCGGCGAAACGAACAGGAAGAGCTTCCTCGATCCGGGGCGCCTCTCCTTCCTGGCGCGGGCGTCCGGGCGCGGCTCGGCCGGCTCAGCGCAGGTAGTCGACCAGGGAGGGCTGGACGACGCGGGCGCCGACCGCCAGGGCGGCCTGGTAGGAGTACTGCGCCACGCTGAAGTCGATCGTGGCCTGGGTCATGTCCACGTCGGTCGCCTTGGCCGCCGACTGGCGCAGGAGCAGCTGGTCGCTCTGGAGCCGGCTCTGCACGTCCTGGATGCGGTTGAGCCGCGAGCCCACGGTGGCCCGCAGGTCGAGGACGTCGTCCAGGGCGCTTTCGATGGCGGGGATGGCGCCTGCCACGCTCGAGGCGGTGGCCGTGCCGGATGCCAGCTGCGTTTCGAGGTTCTGGACGGCCTGGATCGCACCTTCCAGTTGATCCCCCGTCACGCTCAGCTGGAAGCCGGCGCTTCCGGAGCCGGTGATATCGATGGAGATCGCGACGGAGGAGGCCTGGTACCCGCCGTAATTCGCCTGGCTGGGATCCGGCTGGAAGGGAGGCGTTCCGCCGCTCGCCTGGACGCCTCCAAAGAGATAGCGGCCCCCGAACCGGCTGTTTCCCACCTGGATCAGCTGCTGGAGCAGCTGATCGACCTCCTTCGCCAGCGCCTGCCGGCTCTCAGGGGGCACCGCGTCGCTCGCCCCCTGCAGCGCCAGCTCCCGCGCCCGCAGAAGGATGTCGCCGATCGAGCCCAGGGCCGTGTCGGTGGCCTGGAGCCAGCCGCCGGCACTCTGGGCCGTCCGCCCGATGCGCTCGTCCAGCGCCAACTCCGAGTCGAAGCGCATCCCGTCGGCCGTCGCCACCGGATCGTCCTCAGGAAGGGAGACCTTCCTCCCGGAGGCGATCCGGTTCTGCGCCCGCATCAACCGCTCCTCCGCCTGCTGCAGGTCGAGGAGAAGCTGGCTCCCGCGAAGCGTCTCGGTCACGCGCATGGTGGACGGATCCCTCTCTTCGCTTTCTTCCCGGCGCCTTGCTCACCCGGTGCATCGGACGTCCCGCGGTGATCTTTCGCCCCGCTCAGTGGCCGGCCGAGCCCAGCTCGCCGATGATCACGCCGAGCATCGCATCGATGCTGCTGACCATCTTGGCGGCGGCCGCGTAGGCGGTCTGGTACTGGACCATGTGGACCATCTCCTCGTCCACCGAGACGCCGGAGACCGAGGCGCGCTGGTTGGCCAGCTGCTGGACCAGCGCCTGCGTACCCGCCACCTGGCCCTGGGCGCCCTGGGCCTGGTTGCCCAGCGTCGCCGCGGTCGCCTGGAGGAAGCCGTCTGGCGTCGCCCGCAGCGTCCCACCGCTCGGCCCCGGCAGGGCGAAGTCCGCCTGCTGGTTGGCCAGACCGGCGATCGCCGCCGCGTTTCGACCGTCGTCCGTCGGCAGCGGGCTGTCCGCGGTCCACCCCTGGGCGGATGCGGCCGCGATGCCGCCGGGCGTCGTGACCGCCACCTGGAGGCTGGAGAGGTCGAAAGACGTCCCCGTGCCGCTTCCCAGCGTGAAGAAGGCGACGCCGGTCTGCCCGTCGGCGGTCAGGCCCGCCTCATGGACGGCGTTGACGTCGGTCGCGAGGCGGTAGGCGAAGGAGGCCAGGCGCTGGCGGAGCGCGGGCAGCCCCTGGGTCGTGTCGGTCAGCATCGTCACGTAGCCGGTGATTTCACCGCCCGCGAGACCGACCTGCTGGGCCGAGACCCCGTCCGTCGCCGAGAGCTTTCCGGTATTGGCGTCGAACTGCAGGTGCAGCGCCGCCGGCGTCGCCTGACCCGCCGTCGCGAGGAGCGTCACCTGCCCGGTGCCGGTGCTGTCCGGCAGGCTGATCGTCAGGTCGCCGTTGGGCTGAAAGCTGGCGGTGGTGCCGGTCAGATGGCTCAGCTGGTCGAGCAGCCGGTCCCTCTGGTCGAGGAGGTCGTTGGGCGTCATGCCGCGCGCCAGGAGGAGGCGGATCTGGGGCACGATCTGCGCGATCTGGTCGAGGATCCCGTTGGCCTGGTCGACCCGGCTCTGGACGGCCGAAACGATCCCGCCCTGGATGGCCACGAGCCGCGCGTCGGTCTGCTGCAACGCCTGGACCAGGTTGTTGGCCTGGTCGAGGACCGCCTGCCGCGTCGCCCCGTCCGAGGGGTTGTTGGCGAGGTCGTTCCAGGCCTTCCAGAACGCGTTCAACGGGCCGGTCAGCCCCTGGCCCGCCGGCTCGTCCAGCGCCACCTCCATCTGCTGGTAGACCTGCTGGCGGATCTGCCAGTCGGCCAGCTGGGCGTCGCTCTTCCGCCACTCGCCATCCAGGAAGAGGTCGCGCTGGCGGGTGATCTGCCTGACGTCAACCCCGCCGCCGACGACGCCCGGACGCTCGGGCACCCCGGGCAGGTCCACCAGGTCGGGCCGCTGGACGCTATAACCGGGTGTGGTGGCGTTGGCCACGTTGTGGCCGGTCAGCTCCAGCGCCAGCCGCTCGGCGGCCAGCGCGCGCTTCATGATCTCCAGCCCGTAGAAGCTCCCCGACAACCTCGATCTGCCCCTTCCTCAGCGGTAGCGTGAAAGCGAGCGCGCCGCCGCCCGCAGGCTGGGCTCCACCGGCCGCCCCTCCGGCGTATAGGCGGAGACCACCTCATTCCGCTGCAGCACGTCCCGCAGGAAGCGCACGTAGCGCCCGAAGCTCTCGATCAGGCGCATGGTCGTATCGTTGGCGCGGCTGATCCGCTCCACCTCCTCCTCGATGTCGCGCCGCAGGCCGGCCAGCCTCTCGGCCTCCGGCGCCGGCAGGGCGGGGAGAACCGCGGCCAGGGAGCTCTCCGGCGGCAGTCCGGCGGCCAAGGCCACCCTCTGCTGCGCCGCCCGGCGCCGGCGGCGGCTCCGTTCCAGCTCCTGCAGCACCTCGTCCTGCTGGCGGAGGGCGGCTTCCACGTCGGCCATGCGCGCCGCCGTCAGCGCCGCCTGCAGCCGCTTCGCGCTCGCACCCAGGCGCCTGCAGGCCCGGCGCTCCGCTTCCAGCGCCGAGCGGAGCTCCTCCCATCTCCCGGTTTCGCCCCGGCCGCTCATGGCCGGGATCCCGGATCCGGCCGGGGAGCCTCCGTGCCCCCACTCGTGGACGGGGAGGAGCCCAGGCGACCGGCCAGCTGGTCGGCGACCAGCCGGCGCAGCCAGGCCTTGGCCACCTCCTCGCCCGGAACCTGGTAGGTGCCCGCCTCGATCCGGCGGCGGATCGACTCGATCTGGCGAGCCCTGGCCGGATCGGAGGAGGCGCGGGCGCGCAGGAGCTCCTGGGCGACGGGGGAGAAGTCCACGGAGTCGTGCTCGCCCGCGGGGGTCGGTCCGCTTCCTCCGGCTGCAGGGGAGGATGCGGCCCGGTCTTGCTGCGTCCGGCCGGCCCGCTCCGCCCCGGCGGCCCCCGGCTTCGGCGGGAGCTGCGCCTGGTACTCCTGCAAGAGGCGCTTCAACTGCTCGCTGGAGATGCGCACCTGCACCACCTCGTGGGTTCTGGATGGGCTCCACCCCGTCTCCCGCCGCCACGGGGCCTGCCGCCCGGAGAATCGACCGGAGGCGGGGCCGTTTGAGCCTCCGCTGCAAGGCTAGTCGTCCGGGTTGGGGCGCGTGTGGAAGCGGCCGGTCCGGGGCGCAGGCGCCCGACCACCGGCGGGCCGCGGGGGTCCGGCCCGCGACGGGCGGTCGCTGGCGGCCAGCCCCAGCTCCTCGACGCAGCGCTCGCAGAACCTGCCGGTGGGGATGGGCGCGCCGCAGCGCTCGCAGGTCAACTCCCCGCCGGTCAGGCGCAGCCGCCCCTCGCGGATGAAGCCTGTCACCTCGGCCAGGGAGACGCCCGTCGCCTCGGCCGCCTGGGCGGCGGTTCCGCCCGGATGACGGTCGAGCCACTCCCGCACCCGGTCGAAGTCGGTCTCGCGCGCCTCGATGCACTCGGGGCAGAGGGTGGCGCCCGCCGAGGCGAAGAGTCTTCCACACCGTCTGCAGTTGAGAAGCTCGGCCACCGGCTCCAGCCTCCCACCCGGCTATCGTTCAGCGGCTGCCCGTGTAAAGCGGCGCCGCGGCCACCACCGCCTCCACGCGCCCGGCGCCGGCCGCGTAGAGCGCCTCCGCCGCGGCGTCGAGGGTGGCCCGCGTGGCGTACAGGTCGTCCACCAGAAGGAGTCGGGCTCCGGTGATGTCCTCCTCCACGAGGAAGCCGCCCGCACGCGCGAAGCGGCGGTGTTCCCGGCCCCGGCCTTCCTGGCTCGCGGCGTCCCGGGTGCGGAGGAGCGACCGCACAGGGAGCCCCCAGGGCGCGGCCACCACCCGGGCGAGGAGCTCGGCCTGATTGTAGCCGCGGTGCCGGAGTCCTCCAGGGCTTGCGGGGAGAGGGACGACGAGATCCGGTGCGCCCAGACCCTCGCGCAGGCGAAGCGCCATCAGCGTCCCCAGGATGCGGGCGAGGTCGGTGCGACCGCTGTGCTTCAGCGCCAGCACCGCCCCGCGCAGGCTCCCCTGGTAGACGCCGATGCAGCGGAGGCGGGCCGCCACGGGCGGATGCGCCGCGCACTCGGGGCAGAGCTCACCCCGGGCCGCTGCGCCGGCGGCGGGGCGGCCGCAGCGCGGGCAGACTTCCTCCTCGCGGGGGATGGCGTCGAGGCAGGCGCGGCAGAGGGGCGGGAGCTCGGCGGGCACCGCGGCCAGGCGGCGGCAGTCCCCCTCCTCCGGTCGGGACGTCGCGCCGGACAGGGGACCGCCGCAGAGGGCGCAGCGGCCGGCATCGGGGTAGAGGAGGGCCAGCAGCTCCTCCCGGGCGGCCTGCCAGAGAGGATTCACGGCAGGCCGGCCTGGCCGAGCTCGGGGCCCTTCTCCCGGTACATCATCCGGTCGGCGATGCGCAGGAGCTCGTCCACGCTCCGCCCGTCCTCCGGGCTGACGGCCACACCGACGCTGGCGGTGATCCGGATCAGGGTCCGCTCGCCGGCGGAGAAGGCGTACCCCGCCAGGGCCCGCTGGATCCGCTCGGCCGCCTCCTCGGCCGAGCGCCGGTCGGCTCCGGGCAGGATGACCGCGAACTCGTCGCCCGCGTAGCGGGCGGGCACGTCGCTCTCGCGGACGGAGCTGCGGATCACCTGGGCGGCCGCGCGCAGCAGCTCGTCGCCCACCTGGTGGCCGAAGTGATCGTTGTAAGACTTGAAGCGGTCCATGTCGAGGAAGAGGACCGCCACGGGCTGGCCGCTGGCAGCCGAGCTCTCCAGCTCCGCCTGCAGGCGGCGGACGAGGTACCGGTAGTTGTAGAGCCCCGTCATGGCGTCCGTCTGGGCGGCCTCCGTCAGCTGGGTGTAGAGGAGGGCGTTATGGATGGCGCCGGCCGCCTGGCTGGCAAGTACCTCCAGCTGCTGCCGGTGGCCCGGGCGGTATCCGGTGGGCGGTCCTCCTCCCAGCATCACGAGACCGAAGGCGCTGGCGCCGGAGGTCAGCGGTGCCACCAGCACGCCGTGAGCCAGGGCCTGCGCGCCCAGCGGCAGGTCGGCTCGCACCAGCTCCTCCGCCGTCAGGACCCGCGCGCTTTGGGAGCGGAGCACCTCCCTCAGCCAGGGCACCCCGGGATCGAGGCTGCGACCCTCGCAGGCGGCCCCGGTGGCCGCCTCGCAGACGAAGCGCTCCCCGTCTTCGCTCAGCAGCCAGAGCGCCGCCCACTCCGCCGGGATCAGCCGCCGCGCAGCCGCGCTGAAGTGTTGGAAGGCGGTGGCCACGCCCGTCGCCCGCGAGAGCGCCAGCGCCGTCCGGTGATAGAGGTCCAGCTGCTCGTGGGTCTGCCGGAGGACCAGGTAGAGACGCGCCAGGGCGAGGAGGGGGAGAAAGGTCGCCACGGCGGTGAGCAACAGGCCTCCCAGGCCGGCGTCCGCGTACGTCTCACTGAACATCAGGCCGAAGATGGCGCTCGCGAGCGTCAGGGTGGCGTCAAAGAGTACCTGGCGCCGGTCGCTCAGGAGATTCTCCCCGTGCACCAGCCAGAGGAGCGTTCCGACCAGCGCGTAGTTGGCCACGAAGTAGCCGATGCCGAAGACGGCCACAAACGTGGCCATGCGGGCGTGGGGCCAGACGTAGGCTCCGGGGACGGGCCCCGGCACCCACGCGGCCGCCAGGAGCGCCCCCAGGCCGACGTTGAGCGCCGCCTGACCGGCGTTGAACGCGACCGCGTACCACGGGCGGCGCTGCCAGCGCCACGTGTCGTAGACGTTCCACAGCCCCATGCTCAGGCCGTCGATCAGCATGGCCGGTCCGACGCCCAGGAGGAAGAGCGCCGCCACCGAGATGGCGAAGCCGAACCAGAGGTTGCCCCTGTCGGGCACGGGGACCGAGAGGAAGTCGCTGACCAGGGCCAAGCCGAAGAGGATGAGGCCCAGCCGCAGGTCGCCGGCCTCCGGCCGGTAACCACGCAGCGCCCAAAGCGTACCCGCCAGGGCGGCGACGAAGACTGTCCAGGCCAGCACCCGCGCCCAGGCCGACCGGCTCATCCCTCGGCCTCCCCCGGCCATCCGGTGTGACAGATCGTCACGAACCCCGCGTTTTGCCGTCTAACCCGACGACGTCAAGCTTCCGCAGCGTTTGCCACGGTCGGCAAGACGTCCGGCTTCCGATTTCGACATCTGTCTTTGCTTTCCTTCCAGGCAATCCTGATCTTGGGAAGAAAAGGTCGGGCGGGGCGCGGTCCGCTCCCAGGCCGGTCCCGCCCGCCCTCTCGGCCGCAAGCGGCCGTCGCTGCCCGGCGGGCAGGTGCTTCTGCTTCAGCGCACCGCCGCGCGCAGCTCCCCCGTCCGGTTCGCCCTCTCCCACGGCAGATCCAGGTCGGCGCGGCCGAAGGCGCCGTACGTGGCCGTGGGGCGGTAGATGGGCCGGAGCAGGTCCAGGTCGCGGATGATCGCGGCCGGCCGCAGGTCGAAGACGCGCCGCACCACCTCGTCCAGCTCCGGGTCGGGCAGCGCCCCGGTGCCGAAGGAGTCGACGTGAATGGAGATGGGGCGGGCGACGCCGATGGCGTAGGCCACCTGGATCTCGCAGCGGCGGGCCAGGCCGGCCGCCACCAGGTTCTTCGCCACCCAGCGCGCGGCGTAGGAAGCGGAACGGTCGACCTTGCTGGGATCCTTGCCGGAGAAGGAGCCACCGCCGTGGTGGGCCGCACCGCCGTAGGTGTCCACGATGATCTTCCTGCCGGAGAGGCCCGAGTCGCCCTGGGGGCCGCCGACCACGAACCGGCCTGTGGGGTTGACCAGGATGCGGGTCCCCTCGTCCAGGAGCCCCGCCGGGATCACAGGGCGGATCACCTGCTCGCGGAGGTCGCGCTCCAGCGTCGCCAGGTCCAGGTCCGGGTGGTGCTGGGCGGAGATGAGCAGCGTGTGCACGCGCACGGGCCGCTCGTCCTCGTACTCGATGGTCACCTGGGTCTTGCCGTCGGGGCGGAGGTAGGGCAGGACGCCGGTCTTGCGGACCTGGGCGAGGCGGCGGGCCAGTGCGTGCGCCAGCTGGATCGGCAGGGGCATGGCCTCCGGCGTCTCGTCGGTGGCGTAGCCGAAGACCATGCCCTGGTCGCCCGCGCCCTCCGCGTCCAGCGGGTCCTGTCCGATGCCCAGGCGAACTTCCAGCGACTGGTTCACGCCGGCGGCGATGTCCGGCGACTGCTCGTGGATCGAGGTGACCACCGCGCAGGTGTCGGCGTCGAGGCCGAACTTGGCGCGCGTGTACCCGATCTCGCGCACGGTCCGGCGGACCACGGACGGGATGTCCACGTAGCAGTCGGTGCTGATCTCTCCCGTGACGAAGACCAGCCCCGTGGTGACCAGCGTCTCCGCCGCCACGTGCGCCTCCGGGTCCTGTTCGAGGATGGCGTCCAGGATGGCGTCGGCGACCTGGTCCGCCACCTTGTCCGGGTGGCCCTCGGTGACCGACTCGGACGTGAAGAGGCGATTGGCCATGGCTCCCACCCCTCGTCACCAGAAATCCGAGGCGATGCTGGCGTCGGCCCGCGCCTGCTCGCCGCGCCTGGACCCGGTCCCGCCGCCGTGGCCGATCGGGCGGGCCGATCGGGCGGACTGAGACGGCCTGTCCGGAGCCCGGGCAAAAAAA
Proteins encoded:
- the ftcD gene encoding glutamate formimidoyltransferase; the protein is MPVVSDPYRRPLLAFVPNFSEGRRQEVIDALTEACRVPGVQLLDRHADPDHNRLVLTLVGEPEAVRRSALAGAQAAVRLIDMDRHQGSHPRIGALDVAPFVPVRGVTLESAVELAREVGRQLGEMGLPVYLYDRAALRPERQELSEVRRGQYEGLRQDVAEGRRLPDFGPHAIGKAGATAVGARGAIVAFNAYLRGGDERVARQLARRIRASSGGLRNVRAIGFALPERPEIEVSMDLTDPEATPLYRALELLRVEAARFALDVASTELVGLVPGRALEASASYYLRLEGFDPDRQVLERAVARADAEEADRRAREREEAERRGAVRARRVEDFLADLASDSPAPGGGAAAALAGALGASLVGMVAALTQGRKKYAEVERRMAAIEQQAAMARESFLQLADRDATAFDAVIAARRLPRESEEERAARDSAVQQALLQACQVPLEVARKAVEVMALAREVTDIGNRNAVSDGASAGTLLWSACQGALLNVEINLTGLRDGVEVVDLRAEVEALRKRSGALWQAILASFRHRL
- a CDS encoding carbon storage regulator — encoded protein: MLIIRRKQGEAILIDLGQGRQVRVVVAESGSAVALGVEAPREVAVWREEIARQVAEANQEAKRTSSEAVRDLLNRGLPGSEALGRGLDGCRW
- a CDS encoding phosphoglucomutase/phosphomannomutase family protein, which produces MPIQFGTDGWRAVIADEYTFENVRHVAQAYGEVLEERGEAGRGVVVGYDTRFLSERFAQAAAEVLAAGGLRVVLAEAPIPTPAVSWAVRELGTAGAVMITASHNPPEYNGFKIKASYAGSALPELTSQVEQRLRENLERGKEPARGSGAGRIERADLLAPYVAQLRRLVDLEAIRRAGLRLAVDPMHGAGRGILRGLLEEAGLEVLELHGDLNPGFGGIAPEPIRRNLAELMEAVPAGGWDLGVATDGDADRVGAVDEKGEMVDAQRCFALLLQHVVEEKHWQGSVVKTFAVTRMVDRLAERYGLRFHKRPVGFKYVCELALEEPVLIGGEESGGVGFPAAHIPERDGILSSLMLAEMVAQRGKPLGRIVRELMETVGTHVYDRVDLHLPPGRREALMEELAERPPREFAGLAVTGVDPLDGFKYELGDHGWILIRPSGTEPIVRVYAELDEPGRLQAVLEAGKRLALGG
- the flgL gene encoding flagellar hook-associated protein FlgL, whose product is MRVTETLRGSQLLLDLQQAEERLMRAQNRIASGRKVSLPEDDPVATADGMRFDSELALDERIGRTAQSAGGWLQATDTALGSIGDILLRARELALQGASDAVPPESRQALAKEVDQLLQQLIQVGNSRFGGRYLFGGVQASGGTPPFQPDPSQANYGGYQASSVAISIDITGSGSAGFQLSVTGDQLEGAIQAVQNLETQLASGTATASSVAGAIPAIESALDDVLDLRATVGSRLNRIQDVQSRLQSDQLLLRQSAAKATDVDMTQATIDFSVAQYSYQAALAVGARVVQPSLVDYLR
- the flgK gene encoding flagellar hook-associated protein FlgK, which translates into the protein MSGSFYGLEIMKRALAAERLALELTGHNVANATTPGYSVQRPDLVDLPGVPERPGVVGGGVDVRQITRQRDLFLDGEWRKSDAQLADWQIRQQVYQQMEVALDEPAGQGLTGPLNAFWKAWNDLANNPSDGATRQAVLDQANNLVQALQQTDARLVAIQGGIVSAVQSRVDQANGILDQIAQIVPQIRLLLARGMTPNDLLDQRDRLLDQLSHLTGTTASFQPNGDLTISLPDSTGTGQVTLLATAGQATPAALHLQFDANTGKLSATDGVSAQQVGLAGGEITGYVTMLTDTTQGLPALRQRLASFAYRLATDVNAVHEAGLTADGQTGVAFFTLGSGTGTSFDLSSLQVAVTTPGGIAAASAQGWTADSPLPTDDGRNAAAIAGLANQQADFALPGPSGGTLRATPDGFLQATAATLGNQAQGAQGQVAGTQALVQQLANQRASVSGVSVDEEMVHMVQYQTAYAAAAKMVSSIDAMLGVIIGELGSAGH
- the flgN gene encoding flagellar export chaperone FlgN; the protein is MSGRGETGRWEELRSALEAERRACRRLGASAKRLQAALTAARMADVEAALRQQDEVLQELERSRRRRRAAQQRVALAAGLPPESSLAAVLPALPAPEAERLAGLRRDIEEEVERISRANDTTMRLIESFGRYVRFLRDVLQRNEVVSAYTPEGRPVEPSLRAAARSLSRYR
- a CDS encoding flagellar biosynthesis anti-sigma factor FlgM, whose product is MQVRISSEQLKRLLQEYQAQLPPKPGAAGAERAGRTQQDRAASSPAAGGSGPTPAGEHDSVDFSPVAQELLRARASSDPARARQIESIRRRIEAGTYQVPGEEVAKAWLRRLVADQLAGRLGSSPSTSGGTEAPRPDPGSRP
- a CDS encoding MerR family transcriptional regulator, whose protein sequence is MAELLNCRRCGRLFASAGATLCPECIEARETDFDRVREWLDRHPGGTAAQAAEATGVSLAEVTGFIREGRLRLTGGELTCERCGAPIPTGRFCERCVEELGLAASDRPSRAGPPRPAGGRAPAPRTGRFHTRPNPDD
- a CDS encoding ComF family protein, coding for MNPLWQAAREELLALLYPDAGRCALCGGPLSGATSRPEEGDCRRLAAVPAELPPLCRACLDAIPREEEVCPRCGRPAAGAAARGELCPECAAHPPVAARLRCIGVYQGSLRGAVLALKHSGRTDLARILGTLMALRLREGLGAPDLVVPLPASPGGLRHRGYNQAELLARVVAAPWGLPVRSLLRTRDAASQEGRGREHRRFARAGGFLVEEDITGARLLLVDDLYATRATLDAAAEALYAAGAGRVEAVVAAAPLYTGSR
- a CDS encoding sensor domain-containing diguanylate cyclase, whose product is MSRSAWARVLAWTVFVAALAGTLWALRGYRPEAGDLRLGLILFGLALVSDFLSVPVPDRGNLWFGFAISVAALFLLGVGPAMLIDGLSMGLWNVYDTWRWQRRPWYAVAFNAGQAALNVGLGALLAAAWVPGPVPGAYVWPHARMATFVAVFGIGYFVANYALVGTLLWLVHGENLLSDRRQVLFDATLTLASAIFGLMFSETYADAGLGGLLLTAVATFLPLLALARLYLVLRQTHEQLDLYHRTALALSRATGVATAFQHFSAAARRLIPAEWAALWLLSEDGERFVCEAATGAACEGRSLDPGVPWLREVLRSQSARVLTAEELVRADLPLGAQALAHGVLVAPLTSGASAFGLVMLGGGPPTGYRPGHRQQLEVLASQAAGAIHNALLYTQLTEAAQTDAMTGLYNYRYLVRRLQAELESSAASGQPVAVLFLDMDRFKSYNDHFGHQVGDELLRAAAQVIRSSVRESDVPARYAGDEFAVILPGADRRSAEEAAERIQRALAGYAFSAGERTLIRITASVGVAVSPEDGRSVDELLRIADRMMYREKGPELGQAGLP